In Chromatiaceae bacterium, the DNA window CTCCGTCTTAACCTAGTTCAGATCCCCACGAGGAGAGGCTCCCCATGGTATCCCTGCAAACCCCAGTCTGCGATTTTGGTCGGTTAGCCCCGGATTTCAACCTGCCCGGCGTGGATGGTCGCCGCTGGACCCGTGACGACTGCAAGGGTGACCAGGGACTGCTGGTCATGTTCATCTGCAACCATTGTCCCTACGTCAAGGCGGTCATCGACCGCATCATCCGCGATGCCCGGGACCTGGCGCCCCTCGGCATCCGCTGCGTGGCCATCCTGTCCAACGATCCCAGCGATTACCCGGAAGATTCCTTTGACAACATGCGGCACCTCGCCCAGGAGCTGGATTTCCCCTTCCCCTACCTGTTCGACGAGACCCAAGAGGTGGCCAAGGCCTATGGCGCCGTCTGCACCCCGGACTTTTTCGGCTACAACGGCAATCTGGAACTCCAGTACCGGGGCCGCCTCGACGAGAGCCGCAAGGAGGCCGCCCCCGCGGACGTCCGTCGCGACCTTTTCGAGGCCATGAAAGCGGTTGCCGCCACCGGGGAAGGCCCGCGCGACCAGATTCCCAGCATGGGCTGCTCCATCAAGTGGCGGGAAAATTGAAGGTTTTCCCTAGTACCCCGGGCCAGGGCGCAGAGCTCTGTAACAAAATCAGTATATTAGAATCTATAAAAGTATTTTTGCCTGCATAAGCCCAGTTGGTTTGCGGTGAGGGGCTAAATTGGGCCAAAATATACGACCTTTTGCCATGCTGGCCAGGGGCGCGCAGCCAATCCAGCCAGACGCCGACCACAAGACTTCGGTCTCCACAACAACTACGAGGAGGGGCTTCATGTCCTCACGCAAAGAACTGGCGAACGCGATCCGCGCCCTGAGCATGGATGCGGTTCAGAAGGCCAAGTCCGGTCACCCAGGCGCCCCCATGGGCATGGCGGATATCGCCGAGGTGCTGTGGAACGACTATATGTGCCACAACCCGGTCAATCCCAACTGGGCCAACCGTGACCGCTTCGTGCTCTCCAACGGGCACGGGTCCATGCTGATCTATTCCCTGCTGCACCTCACGGGTTACGACCTCGGTGTCGAGGACCTCAAGTCTTTCCGGCAACTTCATTCCAAGACCCCAGGGCACCCCGAGTACGGCTATGCCCCCGGCATCGAAACCACCACGGGCCCTCTGGGGCAGGGCCTGACCAATGCGGTGGGCATGGCCCTCGCCGAGAAGGTTCTCGCCGGCCAGTTCAACCAGCCCGGCCACGAGATCGTCAATCACCACACCTATGTCTTCCTGGGTGATGGCTGCCTGATGGAAGGCATCTCCCACGAGGCCTGCTCCCTGGCGGGCGCCCTGGGCCTGGGTAAGCTGATCTGCTTCTACGACGACAACAACATCTCCATTGATGGCGAGGTGCGCGGTCACGGCACTACCCCGGCCTGGTTCCTGGACGACACCCCCAAGCGCTTCGAGGCCTATGGCTGGCATGTCATCCCCAAGGTCGATGGTCATGACCCCGAGGCCATCAAGGCCGCGATCGAGGTGGCCCGCGCCATGGACGGCAAGCCGTCCCTGATCTGCTGCCAGACCATCATCGGTTTCGGCTCGCCCAACAAGCAGGGCAAGGAAGACTGCCATGGCGCCCCACTGGGCGACGACGAGATCGTCCTGACCCGCGAGAACCTAGGCTGGCGTCATTCCCCCTTCGAGATCCCCCAGGATGTCCAGTCCGCCTGGGATGCCCGGGATGCCGGTGCCCGCGCCGAGGCCGAATGGAGTGCCCACTTCGAGGCCTATGCTGCGGCCTATCCCATCCAGGCGGCGGAGTTTCAGCGCCGCATGGCCGGGGACCTGCCCGCCGACTGGGCCGAAAAGTCCGATGCCTTCGTCGCCGCCGTGGTGGCCAAGGCCGAGACCATTGCCTCCCGCAAGGCCTCCCAGAATGCCCTGGACGGTTTCGGTCCCCTGCTGCCAGAGCTGCTGGGTGGTTCCGCCGACCTGGCCGGCTCCAACCTGACGATCTGGAAGGGCTGCAAGGGCGTTAGCCGCACGGATGCCTCGGGCAACTACATCTACTATGGCGTGCGCGAGTTCGGCATGTCCGCCATTATGAACGGCGCCGCCCTGCATGGGGGCTTCGTTCCCTATGGCGCCACCTTCCTTATGTTCTCGGAATATGCCCGCAATGCCCTGCGCATGGCGGCCCTGATGAAGGTGCCCAGCATCTTCGTCTATACCCACGACTCCATTGGTCTGGGCGAGGACGGCCCCACCCACCAGCCCGTCGAGCAGATTCCGACCCTGCGCCTTATCCCCAACATGAGCGTCTGGCGCCCCTGCGACGCGGTCGAGTCCGCCGTGGCCTGGAAGTTGGCGATCGAGCGCAAGACGGGGCCAAGCTGCCTCATTTTCTCCCGCCAGAACCTGGCCCACATGGACCGCGACGCCGACCAGATGGCGAGTATCACTCGCGGTGGCTATGTGCTGCGCGATTGCGCCGGTACGCCGGATGCCATCCTCATCGCCACGGGTTCCGAGGTGGAACTGGCGGTCAAGGCCGCCGATGCCCTGGCAGCGGGCGGTAAGGCCGTGCGGGTGGTCTCCATGCCCAGCACCGATACCTTCGATGCCCAGGACGCGGCCTATCGGGAGTCCGTG includes these proteins:
- a CDS encoding thioredoxin family protein, which gives rise to MVSLQTPVCDFGRLAPDFNLPGVDGRRWTRDDCKGDQGLLVMFICNHCPYVKAVIDRIIRDARDLAPLGIRCVAILSNDPSDYPEDSFDNMRHLAQELDFPFPYLFDETQEVAKAYGAVCTPDFFGYNGNLELQYRGRLDESRKEAAPADVRRDLFEAMKAVAATGEGPRDQIPSMGCSIKWREN
- the tkt gene encoding transketolase — translated: MSSRKELANAIRALSMDAVQKAKSGHPGAPMGMADIAEVLWNDYMCHNPVNPNWANRDRFVLSNGHGSMLIYSLLHLTGYDLGVEDLKSFRQLHSKTPGHPEYGYAPGIETTTGPLGQGLTNAVGMALAEKVLAGQFNQPGHEIVNHHTYVFLGDGCLMEGISHEACSLAGALGLGKLICFYDDNNISIDGEVRGHGTTPAWFLDDTPKRFEAYGWHVIPKVDGHDPEAIKAAIEVARAMDGKPSLICCQTIIGFGSPNKQGKEDCHGAPLGDDEIVLTRENLGWRHSPFEIPQDVQSAWDARDAGARAEAEWSAHFEAYAAAYPIQAAEFQRRMAGDLPADWAEKSDAFVAAVVAKAETIASRKASQNALDGFGPLLPELLGGSADLAGSNLTIWKGCKGVSRTDASGNYIYYGVREFGMSAIMNGAALHGGFVPYGATFLMFSEYARNALRMAALMKVPSIFVYTHDSIGLGEDGPTHQPVEQIPTLRLIPNMSVWRPCDAVESAVAWKLAIERKTGPSCLIFSRQNLAHMDRDADQMASITRGGYVLRDCAGTPDAILIATGSEVELAVKAADALAAGGKAVRVVSMPSTDTFDAQDAAYRESVLPRAVTTRVAIEAACTAGWWKYVGCQGAVIGIDRFGESAPAGDLFKAFGFTVDQVVATVKGLL